A genomic stretch from Arachis stenosperma cultivar V10309 chromosome 3, arast.V10309.gnm1.PFL2, whole genome shotgun sequence includes:
- the LOC130968682 gene encoding lysine-specific demethylase JMJ18-like, with translation MEQLILAAESDIKEDSPLRPKPKSNDAPEPSGSPRSRMVSARWDPAEACRPIIDEAPVFYPTNEEFEDTLGYIAKIRPQAEPHGICRIVPPACWVPPCPLKEKDIWENAKFSTRIQQIDLLQNREPMKKKKRGRKRKRRNHSKMGTCRRLVNSSSGANSASEPDEKFGFQSGSDFTFKDFQLYANYFKECYFRLKDPGEDEKFSNDSYQRRWQPSVEEIEGEYWRIIEQPTDEVEVYYGADLETGSVGSGFPKSSSLTKSDSNQYALSGWNLNNFARLPGSVLSFEGSDISGVLVPWLYVGMCFSSFCWHVEDHHLYSLNYLHWGDPKVWYGVPGNHASALEDTMKKHLPDLFEEQPNLLNDLVTQLSPSILKSEGVPVYRTVQHSGEFVITFPRAYHSGFNCGFNCAEAVNVAPVDWLMHGQNAVELYSLQSRKTSLSHDKLLFGSAQEAVQALAELALHGKETPKCLKWRSVCGKEGVLTKAIKTRIKMEEERLGCLPTHLKLLKMDKDFDSYDERECFSCFYDLHLSAVGCECSRDIYSCLKHSKFLCSCAMDKRFVLFRYTIDELKSLVEALEGESHAIKVWANKRLGMVSTVSSEVCMYEPDMEKDMYKAKNPKEEETSVIGATNNSNLNIPSRPHSHVTSEIVQSESHDVTSGASYGIIENHNHSIDKKLVADNGHKVDQEGSLDLNVEAVSDGNENNLLLKSFLTEEKLCCSGSGTKQENIGLAGEHNLSQFCVLKTELSSCSRVVAYSGPFNGGKFGIDSNSGKHPNCMVKREIIDSMNRSISLSDESHLMQVFGTTVKLISLGSVAYGKLWCTKQAIYPRGFKSLVSFFSILDPARICSYISEVVDAGFLGPLFKVTLEGHPNEVFTDTTADKCWESILKRLHDEIVRQRSLGELELPPIELLKSINGHRMFGFHLPSVIQAIEAQDLTHQCAEYWNHKGALTSQGRAIKKFKDGSGSSSGNGNTKVFGINLIKQEDDDIGGSCHSLGEMQSILQGLLKRASADELSAMRKLFSSDALCSQWRMTFLALMEEINKAGR, from the exons ATGGAACAGCTGATATTGGCTGCAGAATCTGACATCAAAGAG GACTCTCCTTTGAGGCCAAAGCCAAAAAGTAATGATGCACCTGAGCCTTCTGGCAGTCCTAGAAGTAGAATG GTCTCTGCTAGATGGGATCCAGCTGAGGCATGCCGACCCATAATTGATGAAGCACCCGTGTTCTATCCTACTAATGAG GAATTTGAAGACACACTTGGTTACATAGCGAAGATACGCCCCCAAGCTGAACCCCATGGAATATGCAGGATTGTCCCTCCTGCTTGCTGGGTGCCACCTTGCCCTCTGAAGGAGAAAGATATATGGGAAAATGCTAAATTTTCCACCCGTATTCAGCAGATTGATTTGCTTCAAAACAGGGAgcccatgaaaaagaaaaaaaggggaaGGAAACGGAAACGTAGAAATCACTCCAAAATGGGAACATGCAGGAGATTGGTCAATTCAAGTTCAGGAGCTAATAGTGCTTCTGAACCTGATGAGAAATTTGGATTCCAATCAGGGTCAGACTTCACATTTAAAGACTTTCAGCTGTATGCTAATTATTTTAAGGAATGCTACTTTCGGTTGAAAGATCCTGGTGAAGATGAAAAATTTAGCAATGATAGCTAccagaggagatggcagccctCAGTGGAGGAAATTGAAGGTGAATATTGGCGAATAATTGAGCAACCAACTGATGAGGTTGAG GTGTATTATGGTGCAGACTTGGAAACTGGATCAGTCGGAAGTGGTTTTCCCAAATCATCATCCTTAACTAAGAGCGACTCGAATCAATATGCCCTCTCTGGTTGGAATCTCAATAATTTTGCGCGACTACCAGGTTCGGTACTTAGTTTTGAAGGAAGTGACATCTCAGGAGTCCTTGTGCCGTGGCTATATGTTGGCATGTGCTTTTCATCATTTTGCTGG CATGTGGAGGATCATCACCTTTATTCTCTTAATTACCTGCACTGGGGTGACCCAAAAGTATGGTATGGGGTACCTGGAAACCATGCCTCAGCTTTGGAAGATACAATGAAGAAGCACTTACCTGATTTATTTGAGGAACAGCCAAATCTACTCAATGATCTG GTTACACAGTTATCTCCTTCGATTCTTAAATCTGAGGGTGTGCCTGTATATCGTACTGTCCAGCACTCTGGGGAGTTTGTTATTACTTTTCCAAGGGCATACCACTCTGGCTTCAATTGCGGCTTCAACTGTGCAGAGGCAGTGAATGTGGCTCCTGTTGATTGGCTAATGCATGGCCAGAATGCTGTTGAGCTTTATAGCTTGCAGAGTCGTAAGACATCCTTGTCGCATGACAAGCTGTTATTTGGATCAGCACAGGAAGCTGTACAGGCCCTCGCAGAACTAGCTCTTCATGGAAAAGAAACTCCAAAATGTTTGAAATGGAGAAGTGTCTGCGGGAAAGAGGGAGTTCTAACAAAGGCCATCAAG ACAAGGATAAAGATGGAAGAAGAGAGGCTGGGATGTCTTCCAACACATTTGAAGTTGCTAAAGATGGACAAAGACTTCGATtcttatgatgaaagagaatgCTTCTCTTGCTTCTATGACTTGCATTTATCTGCTGTGGGATGTGAGTGCTCTAGGGACATATATTCTTGTCTTAAGCACTCAAAGTTTTTATGCTCTTGCGCAATGGATAAAAGATTTGTTCTTTTTCGTTATACCATAGATGAACTAAAATCTTTGGTTGAAGCATTAGAAGGAGAATCACATGCTATTAAGGTGTGGGCAAATAAAAGGCTTGGAATGGTATCTACTGTTTCCAGTGAGGTTTGCATGTATGAACCAGATATGGAGAAAGACATGTACAAAGCAAAGAATCCCAAAGAAGAGGAGACCTCGGTAATAGGAGCCACGAATAACTCAAATTTAAATATACCTAGCAGGCCTCATAGTCATGTCACTTCAGAGATAGTTCAGTCAGAGTCTCACGATGTAACTTCTGGTGCATCATATGGAATTATAGAAAATCATAATCATAGTATTGATAAAAAGTTGGTCGCAGATAATGGACATAAAGTGGACCAGGAAGGTTCATTGGATTTGAATGTTGAAGCCGTATCAGATggaaatgaaaataatttgcTGCTTAAGAGTTTCTTAACAGAGGAAAAATTATGTTGCTCCGGCTCTggaacaaaacaagaaaacattgGGCTTGCTGGCGAGCATAACCTATCACAGTTTTGTGTTCTGAAGACAGAACTTTCATCATGTTCAAGGGTTGTTGCTTATTCTGGTCCATTTAATGGTGGAAAATTTGGGATAGATTCAAATTCTGGAAAGCATCCTAACTGCATGGTTAAAAGGGAAATCATTGACTCGATGAATAGAAGTATATCTTTGAGTGATGAAAGCCATCTAATGCAAGTGTTTGGTACTACTGTGAAGCTTATAAGTTTGGGATCTGTTGCTTATGGAAAACTATGGTGCACTAAGCAGGCAATATATCCAAGAG GATTCAAGAGTCTAGTTAGCTTCTTTAGCATTCTTGATCCAGCAAGAATATGTAGCTATATTTCTGAAGTTGTTGATGCTGGATTTCTTGGACCTCTTTTCAAG GTTACCCTGGAAGGTCATCCAAATGAGGTGTTCACTGATACCACAGCAGACAAGTGCTGGGAATCAATTCTAAAGAGACTACATGATGAAATCGTTAGGCAAAGGAGTCTAGGTGAACTAGAACTTCCTCCGATAGAGCTTTTGAAAAGCATTAATGGTCATAGAATGTTTGGCTTCCATTTGCCATCTGTTATTCAG GCCATTGAAGCGCAAGATCTCACTCATCAGTGTGCAGAGTACTGGAACCACAAAGGTGCCCTCACTTCACAGGGCCGCGCGATTAAAAAGTTCAAAGATGGTTCAGGTAGCTCTTCAGGTAATGGCAATACCAAAGTTTTTGGCATCAATTTAATTAAGCAGGAAGATGATGACATAGGTGGAAGTTGTCATTCCCTTGGAGAGATGCAATCAATATTACAGGGATTGCTAAAAAGGGCAAGTGCTGATGAGTTAAGCGCAATGCGGAAGTTATTCAGCTCGGACGCTTTGTGCTCCCAGTGGAGAATGACATTCTTAGCCCTGATGGAGGAGATCAATAAAGCTGGtagataa
- the LOC130966244 gene encoding uncharacterized protein LOC130966244, translating to MRAKVPRKFKSPDMNLYDGTTDLKHHLSNFKSRMYLANASDATSCKAFSTTLTKAAMKWFDSLLPRSVSNFDDILHKFLTRFSIQKDKVKHAPSLLGVKQEVEEPLRKHMERFNKVCLEIQDLPTEAVIMGLVNGLREGPFSHSISKRHPTFLNDVQEQAEKYINMKENARLREPNWRLGNPHQSKENEREPKRKEEVGPEKPKRYHNYTPLRVSCVDVYREICHIEKFPPLRPIKNKKGGSRN from the coding sequence ATGCGGGCTAAAGTCCCCAGAAAATTTAAAAGCCCTGACATGAACCTATATGATGGAACAACCGACCTGAAACATCATTTGAGCAACTTTAAGAGCCGAATGTACTTAGCAAACGCCTCAGATGCTACTTCCTGCAAAGCCTTTTCGACAACATTGACCAAAGccgccatgaagtggttcgacagcttACTCCCGAGGTCGGTATCCAATTTCGATGATATCTTGCACAAATTCCTTACCAGATTTTCCATCCAGAAAGATAAGGTCAAGCACGCACCCAGTCTACTCGGTGTGAAACAGGAGGTCGAAGAACCCCTAAGGAAACACATGGAAAGATTTAACAAAGTATGcttggagattcaagacctgcccactGAGGCGGTAATAATGGGACTCGTCAATGGTCTCCGAGAAGGACCTTTCTCTCACTCTATATCAAAAAGACATCCAACTTTCTTGAACGATGTACAGGAGcaagctgaaaagtacatcaacatgaaAGAAAATGCCAGATTACGAGAACCAAACTGGCGACTTGGGAACCCTCACCAGTCAAAGGAAAATGAGAGGGAGCCTAAGAGGAAAGAAGAAGTTGGACCCGAGAAACCCAAAAGGTATCACAACTACACCCCGTTGAGGGTTTCCTGTGTAGATGTATACAGGGAAATTTGCCATATCGAGAAGTTTCCTCCCTTGCgtccaataaaaaataaaaagggtgGAAGTCGTAATTAG